The window CTGCGGGTTTGGCCCCGCTTCGCTTCTTCACCGCCGCCTGCGATGCGCTACGCGATTTTGCTTTCTTGGCCATGGGCGGTCTCCCCTGTTGTTATGGGGAGAGGTTAGCACGGAATGCGAAATCATAGGACGGGTTAGCGTCAGCGTAACCCACCCCACAGCACCGCGCTCGCCTTCAATGCAGCCGGAATACGCCGTCGACCGCGCGCAGCTCGGCCGGCTTGATCAGCTTGGAATGCGCGACCGTGACCGAGAACAGCGGACCGTCGAGCTTCTTCTGCCAGAACGCCAGGAAATCCGTCAGCGCCGGAAATTTCGGAAACATGTCGTAGTTCTGCCAGACATAGGTCTGGAGCAGCGAGCGATGATCCGGCATCCGGTAGAGAATTTCGGCCGTCGTCAGCCCGTAACCCAGCACCTGTTTCCGGAAGTCGTCGGAAACAACCCCAACTCGCGAGACCATGCCAACCTCCTTTGCAGGAGCGCATATTCAAGGGGTGGCTTTCCGGTACGCGCCCTACGAGCCACCCGGTGGAGATGCGCTCACATGAGTGAAATGTGACGCAAACTGACAATCCATCTCAAGCCCAAAAGTTTAACAAGCTGTTGAAATTCAATGCGTTAGCAGCAGACGCGGCTCCGTGCTAATACGGGCGCCGAGCGCGATTAACGATGGAAAGAGATTTTGGCAGGCGGCACTTCCGAGTGCTATTTTTCTGCTACAAGCCCTTGCTCCCGCCAAAATCCTGCCCTATCTCAGCAGTGCCTGTGCTAGCACTCGCGGGCGCAGACTGCTAACAACCCAAAATTCCCTACTAATCCAAAAGCTTAGGAGAACTGCATGAAATTCCGTCCGCTTCACGACCGCGTCGTGGTCAAGCGCATCGACGCAGAAGAGAAGACCGCTGGCGGCATCATCATTCCCGACACGGCCAAGGAAAAGCCCTCGCAGGGCGAGATCGTCGCCGTGGGCCCGGGTGGCCGCGACGAAGCAGGCAAGCTGATCCCGATCGACCTGAAGGTCGGCGACCGCGTGCTGTTCGGCAAGTGGTCCGGCACTGAGGTCAAGATCGACAACGTCGATCTGCTGATCATGAAGGAAAGCGACATCATGGGCGTCCTCGACGTCCCCGCTTCCAAGAAGAAGGCGGCCTAAGCGCCCCTCTCTTATCCAGCTAAATACCTAAGGAAAAAATCCAGATGGCAGCAAAAGAAGTTAAATTCTCGGTCGATGCGCGCGACAAGATGCTTCGCGGCGTCGACATTCTCGCCAACGCGGTGAAGGTCACGCTCGGTCCGAAGGGCCGCAACGTCGTGCTCGACAAGTCGTTCGGCGCTCCCCGCATCACCAAGGACGGCGTCACCGTCGCCAAGGAGATCGAGCTCGAGGACAAGTTCGAGAACATGGGCGCGCAGATGGTGCGCGAAGTCGCCTCCAAGTCCGCTGACGCGGCCGGCGACGGCACCACCACCGCCACCGTGCTGGCTCAGGCGATCGTGCGCGAAGGCGCCAAGTCGGTTGCCGCCGGCATGAACCCGATGGACCTCAAGCGCGGTATCGACCTCGCGGTCGAAGCCGTCGTTGCGGACCTCGTCAAGAACTCCAAGAAGGTCACCTCGAACGACGAGATCGCCCAGGTCGGCACCATCTCGGCCAACGGTGACGCGGAGATCGGCAAGTTCCTCGCCGACGCCATGAAGAAGGTCGGCAACGAGGGTGTCATCACCGTCGAGGAAGCCAAGTCGCTCGAGACCGAGCTCGACGTCGTCGAGGGCATGCAGTTCGACCGCGGCTACATCTCGCCCTACTTCGTCACCAACGCCGACAAGATGCGCGTTGAGATGGACGACGCCTACATCCTCATCAACGAGAAGAAGCTCTCCTCGCTGAACGAGCTGCTGCCGCTGCTCGAGGCCGTGGTGCAGACCGGCAAGCCGCTGGTCATCGTCGCCGAGGACGTCGAAGGCGAAGCGCTTGCGACCCTGGTCGTGAACCGTCTCCGTGGCGGCCTGAAGGTCGCGGCCGTCAAGGCTCCGGGCTTCGGCGATCGCCGCAAGGCCATGCTGCAGGACATCGCGATCCTGACCGGCGGCCAAGCGATCTCGGAAGATCTCGGCATCAAGCTCGAGAACGTCACGCTCAACATGCTCGGTCGCGCCAAGAAGGTGATGATCGACAAGGAGAACACCACGATCGTCAACGGCGCCGGCAAGAAGGCCGACATCGAAGCGCGCGTGTCGCAGATCAAGGCGCAGATCGAGGAGACCACCTCGGACTACGACCGTGAGAAGCTCCAGGAGCGTCTTGCCAAGCTCGCAGGCGGCGTCGCGGTGATCCGCGTCGGCGGCGCGACCGAGGTCGAGGTGAAGGAGCGCAAGGATCGCGTTGATGACGCGATGCATGCGACCCGCGCGGCTGTGGAAGAAGGCATCGTCCCGGGCGGCGGCGTCGCCCTGCTCCGTGCCTCCGAGCAGCTCAAGGGCCTGCGCACCAAGAACGACGACCAGAAGACCGGCGTCGAGATCGTGCGCAAGGCGCTCTCCGCCCCCGCTCGCCAGATCGCGATCAATGCCGGTGAAGACGGCTCCGTGATCGTCGGCAAGGTCCTCGAGAACAAGTCGTACGCCTACGGCTTCGACTCCCAGACCGGCGAATATGTCGATCTCGTCAAGAAGGGCATCATCGACCCGACCAAGGTGGTCCGTACCGCGATCCAGAACGCAGCCTCGGTTGCGGCTCTCTTGATCACCACGGAAGCCATGGTCGCCGAGCTGCCCAAGAAGGGCGGCGCCGGTCCGGCGATGCCCCCGGGCGGCGGCATGGGCGGCATGGACTTCTGATCCAGCCACTCAGGCACAATACGAAATGCGAAACCCCGGCAGCGATGCCGGGGTTTTTGTTTTCTCCGCTCCTCATTCCGGAGCGGCGCGCAGCGCCGGGCCCGGAATGACGGGACGGCCTCACCACACCTTTCCCAGCCGCTCCATGTGCGGCTCGCCCTCTTGGTCGAGCGACCAGAATATCCGCGTCACCTTGCCGACCAGATTGTCCATCGGCACGAATCCGATCGACGACATCACGCGGCTGTCGCTCGAGTTGTCGCGATTGTCGCCGAGCACGAAGAAATGGCCCGGCGGCACGGTGTAGACGTCGGTGTTGTCGTAGTAGCCGTTGTCGACGCAGTCCTGCGTGACATAGAACGCGCCGTTCGGCAGCGTCTCGCGCCAGCGCTTGGCCTTTGCACCGTCATCCACGCCGCAGGTTGAGCCGGCAACCACCGCCTTCAGGGCAACGCGCGTCACCGGGCGATCGTTGAGGATGAGTTGGCCCTGCCGCATCTGGATGCGATCACCAGGCAGCCCGACCACGCGCTTGACATAGTCGACCGAGGTGTCCTTCGGCGTCCGGAACACGACGACGTCGCCATGCTCGGGCTCGGCGGCCCGGAAACGCCCGGATATCCATGACGGCGCGAACGGAAACGAATAGCGGTCATAGCCATAGGCATATTTTGCGGCAAAGACGTAGTCGCCGACGACCAGCGTCGGCGTCATCGAGCCGGACGGGATGTTGAACGGCTGGAACAGGAAGATGCGAAACAGAAACGGCGGCGACCACAGCACCGGGATCAGGAGGATCAGGATGACGATCGCCTTCCATTCCCGCACTTTGGCCTGCGGGTGGATGGTTTCGTGAAGAGTAGTCATGCGCCTGCCCTGATCAAGCCCGTGGTCGTCGCGAGATTACGCAACCTTTGCGCGCGCGCAATCCCATAACTTGGTCGCGCCGCGCACGGATCGCGTTCACGCCGCAATCAGCCGCGCGCGAGATCGCTGAAGCAGCGGCGGATCCATTCGATGGTGAGCCGCGTCGCCGGATCGCGCTTGAGATGGTTCTGCACCAGCAGCCAGACGTCGCGGCGCCCAGGCAGCAGTGTGGCGCGCAGCCGGCGATCGCCGAGCAAGTCGGCGCAGACGTGCTCCGGCAACACGCCCGCGGCCTGATGCGCGCGGATCAGGTTACGGATGACGCGAACGTTGTCGGTGACGCAGCGCGCATGGGCCTGCTTCAT of the Bradyrhizobium sp. WSM1417 genome contains:
- a CDS encoding usg protein; its protein translation is MVSRVGVVSDDFRKQVLGYGLTTAEILYRMPDHRSLLQTYVWQNYDMFPKFPALTDFLAFWQKKLDGPLFSVTVAHSKLIKPAELRAVDGVFRLH
- a CDS encoding co-chaperone GroES, with protein sequence MKFRPLHDRVVVKRIDAEEKTAGGIIIPDTAKEKPSQGEIVAVGPGGRDEAGKLIPIDLKVGDRVLFGKWSGTEVKIDNVDLLIMKESDIMGVLDVPASKKKAA
- the groL gene encoding chaperonin GroEL (60 kDa chaperone family; promotes refolding of misfolded polypeptides especially under stressful conditions; forms two stacked rings of heptamers to form a barrel-shaped 14mer; ends can be capped by GroES; misfolded proteins enter the barrel where they are refolded when GroES binds) translates to MAAKEVKFSVDARDKMLRGVDILANAVKVTLGPKGRNVVLDKSFGAPRITKDGVTVAKEIELEDKFENMGAQMVREVASKSADAAGDGTTTATVLAQAIVREGAKSVAAGMNPMDLKRGIDLAVEAVVADLVKNSKKVTSNDEIAQVGTISANGDAEIGKFLADAMKKVGNEGVITVEEAKSLETELDVVEGMQFDRGYISPYFVTNADKMRVEMDDAYILINEKKLSSLNELLPLLEAVVQTGKPLVIVAEDVEGEALATLVVNRLRGGLKVAAVKAPGFGDRRKAMLQDIAILTGGQAISEDLGIKLENVTLNMLGRAKKVMIDKENTTIVNGAGKKADIEARVSQIKAQIEETTSDYDREKLQERLAKLAGGVAVIRVGGATEVEVKERKDRVDDAMHATRAAVEEGIVPGGGVALLRASEQLKGLRTKNDDQKTGVEIVRKALSAPARQIAINAGEDGSVIVGKVLENKSYAYGFDSQTGEYVDLVKKGIIDPTKVVRTAIQNAASVAALLITTEAMVAELPKKGGAGPAMPPGGGMGGMDF
- the lepB gene encoding signal peptidase I, which gives rise to MTTLHETIHPQAKVREWKAIVILILLIPVLWSPPFLFRIFLFQPFNIPSGSMTPTLVVGDYVFAAKYAYGYDRYSFPFAPSWISGRFRAAEPEHGDVVVFRTPKDTSVDYVKRVVGLPGDRIQMRQGQLILNDRPVTRVALKAVVAGSTCGVDDGAKAKRWRETLPNGAFYVTQDCVDNGYYDNTDVYTVPPGHFFVLGDNRDNSSDSRVMSSIGFVPMDNLVGKVTRIFWSLDQEGEPHMERLGKVW